The following proteins are encoded in a genomic region of Glycine max cultivar Williams 82 chromosome 18, Glycine_max_v4.0, whole genome shotgun sequence:
- the LOC106794151 gene encoding tropinone reductase homolog At5g06060, whose translation MQTFSLAQHQVKARFLYEDTLHLKTNSRVVNQGVHFVHMKKQVQGPIPNACLSESSRGARWSLNGMTALVTGGTRGIGHAIVNDLAAFGAAVHTCSRNQTELKKCLQEWQTQGFQATGSVCDVSSPPQREKLIQEVASTFSTELNIYVNNVGTNFRKPTVEYSAEEYSELMTVNLDSGYHLCQLVYPLLKASVKGSIVFISSVAGVVSLGTGSVYAACKAAINQLSKNLACEWANDNIRSNCVVPWATRTPLVEHLFQNQKFVEDILSRTPLKSIAEAEEVSSLDKSSYLC comes from the exons ATGCAAACCTTCTCCCTTGCACAGCATCAAGTCAAAGCACGGTTTTTGTACGAAGATACCCTGCATTTAAAAACCAATTCCAGAGTGGTGAATCAAGGTGTACATTTTGTGCACATGAAAAAGCAAGTGCAGGGTCCAATTCCAAACGCGTGTTTGAGTGAAAGCAGCAGGGGAGCAAGATGGTCTCTCAATGGAATGACGGCTCTTGTCACTGGTGGCACTCGTGGAATCGG GCACGCCATAGTGAATGACTTAGCCGCGTTTGGCGCTGCAGTGCACACTTGTTCCAGGAACCAAACAGAGCTCAAAAAGTGCTTACAAGAGTGGCAAACTCAGGGGTTTCAGGCTACTGGGTCGGTGTGTGATGTGTCTTCACCACCCCAGAGAGAGAAGCTCATTCAGGAAGTGGCATCCACCTTCAGTACTGAGCTTAACATCTAT GTGAACAACGTCGGAACAAACTTTAGAAAGCCAACCGTTGAATACAGTGCTGAAGAATATTCAGAGCTGATGACAGTTAATTTAGACTCTGGTTACCATCTGTGCCAACTTGTATATCCTCTTCTAAAAGCATCTGTAAAGGGAAGCATTGTGTTCATTTCATCTGTTGCTGGTGTGGTCAGCTTGGGTACTGGATCTGTCTATGCAGCATGTAA GGCTGCAATTAATCAGCTTAGCAAAAATCTGGCTTGTGAATGGGCAAATGACAACATAAGGAGTAACTGTGTTGTACCTTGGGCAACCAGAACCCCACTTGTTGAACAT ttgTTCCAAAACCAAAAGTTTGTGGAAGATATTTT
- the LOC100806792 gene encoding Thylakoid lumenal 15 kDa protein 1, chloroplastic-like has protein sequence MALVLNVSLCSISKPHLSLSTSNPNKASSTLPLPILGLKTKQSLQPSQKLTFSLGESVAGATLVALLSASFIFVDPALAFKGGGPYGQEVTRGQDLTGKDFSGKTLIKQDFKTSILRQANFKGAKLIGASFFDADLTGADLSDADLRNADFSLANVTKANLSNANLEGALATGNTSFRGSNVTGADFTDVPLREDQREYLCKVADGVNPTTGNATRDTLFCN, from the exons ATGGCTCTTGTTCTCAACGTCTCATTGTGTTCCATTTCTAAACCCCATCTTTCTCTCTCAACCTCCAATCCCAACAAAGCTTCTTCAACTCTTCCTCTTCCTATTCTG GGACTTAAAACAAAGCAAAGTCTCCAACCATCTCAGAAACTCACATTTTCATTGGGTGAATCAGTGGCTGGTGCCACCCTCGTTGCTCTCCTCTCTGCTTCTTTCATCTTTGTTGATCCCGCACTTGCATTCAAG GGTGGAGGGCCATACGGGCAGGAAGTGACAAGGGGACAAGATCTCACTGGGAAGGACTTTAGTGGCAAGACTCTGATCAAACAAGACTTCAAAACG TCCATACTGAGACAAGCCAATTTTAAAGGTGCAAAGTTAATAGGTGCTAGCTTCTTTGATGCTGATTTAACAG GTGCTGACCTTTCGGATGCTGATCTTAGAAATGCAGATTTTTCCCTGGCAAATGTGACAAAG GCAAATTTAAGCAATGCTAACTTGGAAGGTGCACTTGCAACAGGAAACACTTCTTTTAGGGGATCAAATGTTACAGGCGCTG ACTTCACGGATGTACCACTAAGAGAAGATCAACGTGAATACCTCTGCAAAGTTGCTGATGG AGTGAACCCAACAACTGGAAATGCTACACGTGATACATTGTTCTGTAATTAG
- the LOC100815892 gene encoding uncharacterized protein LOC100815892, which yields MPKERRDRSLSHESSRASPYPSSSSRVGRSSLKESEENVKEWEEARCPVCMEHPHNAVLLICSSHEKGCRPYMCNTSYRHSNCLDQFCKSFADTSSTIPQVEGQISDTFESRIDVPEDRNEGTVQSRIDVPEDRSEGLVTMQALSCENDAKSKLVCPLCRGKIKEWKVVEAARHFMNEKSRNCSCETCNFSGTYPDLRNHARLEHPLERPSAVDPERQRSWRRLERQRDLGDLLSTLQTSFGVDDPIDDGGLLAVFFLILQPASMSRGTTLQMRIRRPTTTLWGENYDGQSGSDDANESSDGGSDNRPRRVRRRRTPPP from the coding sequence ATGCCAAAGGAGAGAAGGGATAGGTCTTTGTCACATGAAAGTAGCAGAGCCTCACCTTACCCTAGCAGCTCTAGTCGTGTTGGAAGATCTTCTCTTAAagagtcagaggaaaatgtTAAAGAATGGGAAGAAGCTAGGTGTCCAGTGTGCATGGAACACCCTCACAATGCAGTTCTCCTCATATGTTCATCCCACGAGAAGGGATGCCGCCCTTACATGTGCAACACTAGTTATCGCCACTCAAACTGTCTTGATCAGTTCTGCAAGTCTTTTGCAGACACCTCATCAACCATTCCTCAAGTAGAAGGTCAAATTTCAGATACTTTTGAAAGTAGAATTGATGTGCCCGAAGACAGAAATGAGGGGACTGTCCAAAGTAGAATTGATGTGCCAGAAGACAGAAGTGAGGGTTTGGTTACAATGCAAGCCTTATCCTGCGAAAATGATGCAAAATCAAAGTTAGTATGCCCTTTATGTAGAGGGAAAATAAAAGAGTGGAAAGTAGTGGAGGCGGCTCGTCATTTCATGAATGAAAAATCAAGGAATTGTTCTTGTGAGACTTGCAACTTCAGTGGCACATACCCAGATCTTAGGAACCATGCAAGACTTGAACATCCTCTCGAGCGCCCATCTGCGGTAGACCCAGAGCGTCAGCGTAGCTGGAGGAGGTTGGAGCGCCAGAGGGATCTTGGCGACCTCCTTAGCACACTTCAAACTTCATTTGGGGTTGATGACCCCATAGATGATGGTGGTCTGCTGGCTGTGTTTTTCCTCATTCTTCAGCCTGCTTCCATGTCCAGGGGTACCACACTCCAAATGCGAATAAGGAGACCCACTACTACACTCTGGGGGGAAAATTATGATGGACAATCTGGATCTGATGATGCAAACGAATCTTCAGATGGAGGCTCTGATAATAGACCTCGCCGTGTCCGGAGGCGGCGGACACCTCCACCATGA